A window of Chloroflexaceae bacterium genomic DNA:
TGTTAACCACGGGGACGTTCCTGCGCGGTCGGGCAATCACCGGGCAGGCGACCTGGGGTGCCGGACGCGCCGGCGAGGTTCCGGCGGTCGCCCTCGGCGAGGACCTGGCGGCACTGGGCTTTCCTCTGGTGCGCCTGAAGACCGGCACGCCGCCGCGGGTGCACGCTCGCAGCATTGATTTTAGCCACGCCGAGGTGCAACACGGCAGCCCCGTGCCGGTGTATTTCGGCCATTACTACCCGGATCTCGAGGATCCGCCGGCGCCCGCCTACAGCGGCCCGCCCGCAGCGGTCTATCCCCATCCTACCCTCACCGGGTGGCGCCCGCAATTGCCGTGCTACCTGGTGCACACCACCCCGGCCTTCCACGATTTGATCCGCGCCAACCTTGACCGGGCGCCGCTTTTTTCGGGGGTCATCGAGGGCGTGGGGCCGCGCTACTGCCCCAGCATCGAGGACAAGATCGTGCGCTTCGCCGACAAGGAGCGCCACGGGCTGTTTCTGGAACCGGAGGGCTGGCACACCTACGAGGTGTATGTCCAGGGCTGCAACACCTCGCTGCCCGAAGATGTGCAGTGGGCCATGCTGCGCTCCATTCCGGCGCTGCGGCAGGCCGAACTGATGCGCATCGGCTACGCCATCGAGTATGACGCGGTGGCTACCGGCGAGATAGGCGCCGATCTCCAGGCGCGGCGCATGCCGGGGCTGTTCCTGGCCGGGCAGATCAACGGCACCACCGGCTACGAAGAGGCGGCGGCGCAGGGCTTGATGGCCGGCATCAACGCCGCGCGCTACGTCGCTGGCGCGCCCGCGGTGATCCTCCGCCGCGACCAGGCCTACATCGGCGTGCTGATTGATGATCTGGTGACCAAAGAGATCCGCGAGCCCTACCGCATGTTCACCTCGCGCGCCGAGCATCGCCTGCTGCTCCGCGGCGACAACGCCGACCTGCGCCTCACGCCCCTGGCGCGCGACCTGGGCCTGGTGGACGCCGCCCGCGCCGCGGCAGTGGAGCGCCGCCGTGAGGAGGCTCTGGCCCTGCGCGCCGCCCTGGAGGGGCGTAAACTCTACCCGTCGGCAACCCTTAACCAGGCCCTGGCTGCCGTTGGCGTGGAGCGCCTGAGCCAGCCGGCAACCGCCGCCGACCTGCTCGCCCGTCCAGCGGTACGCTATGCCCAGGTGCGCGACGTGCTGGGTCTCCCTGAAGCGCCCGACCATGTGGTCGAACTGGTGGAGATCGAATGCAAATACGGCGGCTACATCGAGCGCCAGCAGCGCGAGGTGGAGCGGCTGCGGAAGATGGAAGGCCGGCGCATCCCGCCAGAGCTTGACTACGACGAATTGCCCGGCCTGCGGAACGAAGCCCGCCAGGTCTTTAAGCGCTTCCGCCCGGCGACGCTCGGCCAGGCCGTGCGTCTCGCCGGCATCAACCCTGCCGATGTAACCATTGTGCTCTTCGCCCTGGAACGGCGCGAACTGGCCCGCAGCGGGGACAGGTGACGCCTCCGGGGCCGATGCACGGTCTGCCTCCAGCCGCGGGATCGGGGCGGCGAGGCTGCCACGCCTAACGAAAAACTCGGGGTTCGGGGCAAGCCCCGAAGACGTTGCAACTGCGCCGGGTGATACGTTGCAAATTAATGACAAAAGGTGTGCAATTGTGGTATGCTACTAGTGAGGATCACGGTATTGAACGGAAGGGCCCGGCAGGGCTGCGCCCTGTCAGGGATTACCCTTCTCCGCTGCTAAACGATTATGAATCCAGTAACCACCACAACCGCCGCCCCCACAACCGAGCGGCGCTATACCATTACGGAACGTTACCTTGACGGACCGCAGGGGCCGATACGCTACTGGGCCTCCGAGCCGCGCCACGGCCTGCCGGTCGTGTTAATCCACGGCTACGGCGCGCTGATCGAACATTGGCGCCCGATTATGCGTCCAGTAGCGCGTCGGCATAGCCTGTTCGCGCTCGATCTGTACGGTTTCGGCTACTCGGCCCGGCCTGCCGGCCTGCCGAGCCGCGAGCGCTGGGCCGATCAGGTGGCTGCGTTTATTGACCGGGTGGTAGGCAGCCCGGCAGTGGTGATCGGTCACTCCATGGGCGGGGTGGTCGCCAGTGAAGTGGCCCGGCGCCACCCGGCGCTTACCCGCGCCCTGGTGCTGGTCAACAGTTCAGGCATGCAGCCCTACGAGCGCCCGCTGACCCCGACCGACCGGCTCCTGCTTAATGTCATTGGCGCACCCCTGGTCGGCGAAACCATGGCCGGCATCTTTGCCAACGAGTGGGGCGTGCGCCAGGCGTTGCTCGCCTCCTATCACCGCAAGGAGCGGGTAACCCCCGAACTGGTGCAGACCTTCGCCGGCCCGTTGCGCCGCTATGGTGCAGGATCGTACCTGGCCGCAACGCGCAACGCGACCAACCTGGTGATCGAGATGCGCCCCGGCGAGTACACAGGCCCGACGCTGCTGATCTGGGGCGCCGAAGATCGCTCCATCCCCCCCTCGGACGCCGAGGCGATCAAGCGCCTCTTCCTGCCCCAGGCCGAGATTATCATTCTGTCCGAGAGCGGTCACTGCCCCTTCGACGAGACGCCCGAGGCGTTCTGCGACGCTCTGCTACCCTGGCTGGAGCGCCTCTGACGGCTCATCAGACCCGCGGGGCTGCAGCTTCCCAGGCCGGCGTATAGCGTGGAGAGAGCCGGGGAAACCTGGTTTCCCCGGCTCTGCTCGTGTTTCTCCCGATGTCTACGGCGCGGGGGTGCGGGCGGGCGATGGCGGTGCGCCCGCCGTAGGCGCCGCTGGAGGGGCGCCGGTGGGCTCCTCTGGAGATGGCGGCGCGGGCGTTTCGACTGGCGCCCTGGTGGGCGCTTCCGGGAACGGCGGCGTGGGCGTCTGGGCTGGCACCGTGGTGGGCGTTTCTGAGGGGAAGATAACCGGTGTCTCGATGGGAATCTCTCCAGGCGGCGACGTGGGAGACGGAACCACTACCTCGGTCGCAGTCGGCGCTTCGGGAGTGATGGGAGTCAATGCCCCCGGCGTATTCGTTGGCGCCGGAGGGGGCGGGATATAGATTGGCGGCGCGAAAGTTGCCGTGGGCGGCAGGGGGCTGGCGGTAATGGCCTCAATCGTTGGCAGAACCGACGCGGTTGGCGTGGCGCTGGCCGTGGGCGTGCTCGAGGGCCGCGCGGTCGGCGTTAGCGTCGCCGCTCCCGTGGCCGTTGCAGCGGAAGACGGCCCCAGGATGCCGGGTTCTGGCTCTCCAGTCAACGTTGGCGCCGGAGGAGGCGAGCCGCCCGAAAAGGCGCCCTCGCGGACCAGACTCAGACCTGCGAGCGAGTAGATCACCAGAATCACTCCCAGCAGAGTCAGCAGCAGCCCGTAGACTGCGCGATCGCGGGCGGGAAGACCCGCCAGCCAGCCGCGCAACCCGCCGGTGGAGGCAAGCGCCGGTTCGACGCTCGGAGCAGTGGCCGGCGCCGGCGTTGATGGAAGCACCCTGCCCGTGTATAATGGGCATCTGATATGATTGGCGGAAAGGCAAAAGGCGCTCTGGTACTCTGGCGGAGTTGAGGGGATCTCTTGAGCCTGGCCGGTAGCGTAGCAGCGATGCTCAGGCGTGGGTGAGGCGAAACGTATCGCCTGGTTCTGCTTAAGCCCGAGATATGGACAATGGGCGGTTGGCTCGAACATACGTGGTGAGCGTTTTCGCTGGGACGTTACCGCTTCCATTATAGAACCCGGTTTGGGTAGCGTCAAAAAAGCGCAGGTGCCCGCATGCGTGTCGTTATTGTCTCTGATATTCACTCAAATCTCGTCGCTCTGGAGACAGTTCTGGCCGCTGTGGGCAGTTTTGACGACCTCTGGTGCCTGGGCGATACCATCGGCTACGGCCCGCGCCCGAATGAGTGCGTGGCGTTGATGCGCCAGTACGCCAGCAAAGCCCTCACCGGCAATCACGACCTCGCCTGTCTCGGCAAGATCGATCTGCAGGATTTCAACCCCGATGCGCGCCGGGCCAATATCTGGAACGGCGCGCAACTCAGTGCAGAGAATCGCGCCTGGCTCGAGCAACTCGCCCCGGCCCTGCCGATTAACGAGCGCTTCTTTCTCGCCCACGGCAGCCCCCGTGAGCCGGTCTGGGAGTATTTGCTCTCGACCGAACAGGCCGCCAGCAACTTCCTGGCATTCGACCAGCAAGTGTGTTTCATTGGCCATTCCCACGTCCAGCTCGGATTCCGCGTCCGCGACGGCTTTGACCGCTGTGAACGCTTTCTGGCCGACCGCCAGCGGGTGGTTGAGCTCGAAGAGCACTCGCGCTTTATTATCAACCCCGGCAGCGTCGGCCAACCCCGGGACCAGGACCCCCGCGCGGCCTATGCGCTTCTCGATACCGACCGCGGCATCGTAACCTTCGCTCGGGTGGAATATGACGTGCGCGCAACCCAGCGCCAGATGATCGAGGCGCGGCTGCCTGGCGCGCTGATCCGCCGCCTGGAGTACGGGATGTAGGGAAGCTGCCGGTGTGCTCCTTGCTCCGACCCTTTCAGCGCTCTCCTGGATAAAACGTGCTGGAGAAAGATTATCGAGCGTCGCGACCAGACGATGAGCGGATCGTCATCCGCCGAGCGCACGCTGTTGAGCCACGCGCAAGCGCCGCCACGCATGCTGGCGCTGCAGCGAGACGTCATCTCGGTGAGGGTTGCCGGGACTGTGGCCCCCTACGGGAACAGGGCTTGAAGAAGCGAAGAATCCATGCACAAACCATCCGCCCGCGAGGTCAGCGCGCCCGCGCCAGCGCTGCCCCTGCCCCTGCTGATCGGCGCGGTGGCAGCCCTGCTGGGCAGCCTGGCGATTGCCGTTCCTGGCGACCCCGAATGGTGGAAGGTGATCGTTCTGGGAGTGGTTCAGGGCATCACCGAATGGCTGCCGATCTCTTCCACCGGCCACCTGCTCATCGTTTCGGATCTGCTGGGATACACCGGCAGCATCGGGGGCACCTTCGAGATTTTCATTCAGTTCGGCACGGTGTTGTCGGTCGTGGCATTCTACGCCGGTGATCTCCTGGCCCAGGGGCGCGCCCTGCTGGGGCGGAGCGCAACCGAGGAGGCGCTGGCGGCGCGCCGGCTCTGGATCGGGGTCGTGATTGCGGCCCTGCCTGCCGCGGTTATTGGCATCGTCTTCCGCGACTTCATCAAGGCCGTGCTCTTCGAGACGCCCCAGGTCATCGCCGGGGCGTTGATCGCTGGCGGGATCATCTTTCTGCTCATCGAATACTTTCCGCTCCGCGCCGCGCGCACCTGCGATCTGGGGCGCGTCACCCCCGGGCAGGCCCTGGGAATTGGCATTGCCCAGGTGTTCGCCCTCATTCCGGGGGTATCGCGCTCCGGCTCGTCCATCGTTGGCGGGTTGCTGGCTGGTCTCGACCGGCGCACTGCAACCGCCTTCTCCTTCTACCTCTCGATCCCCGTCCTCGGCGCAGCAACGCTGGTAGACCTGATCGGCAGCCTTGACCAGGTGCAGGCCGGCGACTGGGGCCGCCTGCTGCTAGGCACGGTGGTGGCCATGATCGTCGGCTACCTGGCGATTGGCTGGCTGTTGCGCTACGTCGCGCGCCACACCTTCGTGGCCTTCGGCATCTACCGCATTGCCATCGGACTGCTCATTCTCTGGCTGGCCGCTGTGGGTATGCTGTAGGGCCTTCGAGCCAGATGAGGCGAGGAAACCGGCTTTCCCCTACTTCTCAGGCGTAGGGTTTTCCGGCCCATCCTCGCGTTGCATGCGCCATCTGGGGCATTGGGACGCCCAACTCGGGGGGGTGAGGATCGTCAGCGCATTGGAATGCCGAAAACCCCTGCTCGCTCGAAAAACCCTGCACCTGAGAGGTTTCCCCACCCCCTGCCGGCGGGAAGGAACAACCTTCACTCGGGCCGGGGTTAAGTCCGGCTCCGGTTGGAGGAAGATGCGGGAAACCAGGTTTCCCCGCGCCCCTGCTGGTTTTTATACCTCCGTAAGTTCCAGCATCTCCTGAGCCTGAACGGCGGTGATCGCCACGGTATTGACGATATCCTCGACGCTGCAGCCGCGGCTCAGATCATTGACCGGCTTGTTCAGCCCCTGGAGCACCGGCCCCACTGCAATCGAGCCCGTCTCCCGCTGTACCGCCTTGTAGGTATTGTTGCCAGTATTCAGATCGGGAAAAATCAGCACCGTGGCCCGGCCCGCGACCCTGGAGTCGGGCATCTTGGTGCGCGCGACGGTTTCGTCTACCGCGGCGTCGTACTGGAGCGGCCCCTCCAGCAACAGATCAGGGCGGCGTACCTGCGCCAACCGGGTCGCCTTCCGCACCCGCTCCACCTCCTCCCCTTCACCTGACTCACCTGTGGAGTAGGAGAGCATCGCTACCCGCGGCTCGATACCGAAGAGTTTTGCCGTATCCGCCGAGGCAATTGCAATATCGGCCAGTTGCTCGGCGGTGGGTCGAGGATTGATGGCGCAATCGCCGTAGACCAGCACCCGGTCCTCCAGACACATAAAGAACACCGAGGACACAATCGAGATGCCCGGGCGCGTCTTGATGATCTGGAGCGCGGGGCGAATCGTGTGGGCCGTGGTATGCGCCGCGCCCGAGACCATGCCGTCGGCGTCGCCCATATGGACCATCATCGTGCCGTAGTACGAGACATCGAGCATCAGGTCGCGGGCCAGTTCACGGGTCATGCCGCGGTGCTGGCGCAGGCGGTAGAGTTCGTCGGCATAGGCGTCAAGACGCGTCGAGGTGACCGGGTCAATGATCGTGACCTGATCGAGATCCAGATCAATCCCCAGACGGCTGACCATAGCGCGGATCTCCTGCGGGTTGCCGAGGAGGATCAGGTCGGCGATGCCTTCGCGCACCAGAATGGCGCTGGCGCGCAGGATGCGCTCCTCGTTGCCTTCAGGCAAGACGATACGCCGGCGATTGGAGCGAGCCTTCTGGGTCAGGTTGTAGAGGAAGAGCCGGGGTGAGACCCCCCGTGGCGCGATTGTGCCGTAACGCTGTTCCAGCGCCGCGCCGTCAATGTAGCGGGCGCAGAGCTGTAGCGCCGCCTCAATCTTCGTCGGCGCCTCAGTCGTAATGTAGGACTTCACCCGGAACAGTTCGGTCGCGGTCTCGTAGGTATCGCTGGTCACCGCCACCACCGGGGGGATCTCGCCCACACCGTCGAGCAGGCGCGTCAGGGCCGCCGAGGGCCGCTGTCCCGCCGTCAGCACGATCCCGGCCAGCGACGGGTAGTTTGCCGAATGGTGGGCCAGCACCGCGCTCAGCAGAATATCGCCGCGATCGCCCGGCGTGACCAGCAATGCATGGTCGCTGAGACGCTCCAGGTAATGCTCCATCTGCATGGCCACGATCATTACCCGGCGGGCCTGCCGGTCGAGCTGCTCGCGGCCATAGAGCACCTCGGCGTTGAGCTGCTCGACCACCTCGCGCATTGTCGGGCTAGCCAGAATCACATCGGCCGGCAAAACCACCACCTGATCGGGGGGAAGCTCCAGATCGCGGGCCAGCGACGCGCGCAGCGCCTCCAGACGTTCGGGTTCGACCTTGTTCACCACCAGCGCCACCACCGGACAGCCGCGGGCGCGAAAGGCGTCATGAGCCTGCCGCAGCATCCCTGCAAGCTCCTCGACGCCGCGCCCCTGACCGCTCGCCAGCAGGATGACCGGGCTGTCGAGGCTGCGGGCCATTTCGACATTCAGGTTGAACTCAAATTGAGGGGCATCGTGATGACTGTCAGAGCCCATGCAATAGACAAAATCATAGCGCCCCGCCAGGCGCTGGTAGGCGGCAATGATGCGATTGAGAAGCTCGTCGTAGCGACTATGGGCCAGCAAGGCGTCGGTCGCCGCAGCGGTCAGCGCATAGGTTTCGTCGTAGCCCTGATCAAGGCGAAAGTGACGCAGCAGCAGATCAATCGTTTTGTCAGGCCGGGTTATGGCCTCGTCGCGGATCACCGGGCGAAAGATCGCCACGCGCCGTGTCTTACGCAGCACATAATCGAGGATGCCCAGCGATAGCAGCGAGGTTCCGGCGTGCCGTTCCAGCGGAACGAGGTATAGCGAACGTGCCATGCGCGCTCCTCACGTATGTCCACGGGGCTGCGCCGTCCAGCTTAACGAGCATTTTCGCGGGAGAGCTACACTCTCCCATACGCTCCTGGCCGGCGAGCGCCGCGCTCTCCAACACCCTCCCAGGTATGATTGTAGCTTGCCGAGTCACAGAGGATCGCGTGCGAAAGCTGTCCGGTCCCCGAGTGTCAAATGCGTTGCGAATCTCGTTGTTACATGTGCTCTCCAGGGAGATTCTCAACGTATGGCCGCCCAGAGTTTCCTCTGCTTGAGGGGATATGCAAGCCTCCTATGTCACAGTTCTCAGGTGTAGGGTTTTCCGAACGAGAAGGAGTTTTCGGCATTCCAGCGCGCTTACCACCCTCACCCCCCCGCCCCCCTCCCCCGCGAGCGGGATCGGGGAGAGTTGGACGTCCCAATGCCCCGGATGGCGCATGCGACGCGAGCATGCGCCGGAACACCCTACACCTGAGAACCATGGCACAGGGGGTCCCGAACGCTGTTCCGCAGAAGCGCGTCCTGATGCCGAATACGGCAGCGGGGCCGGTGAAGCGTCGGGCGGCGCCAAGCATATGGCGGGGGCGACCGGCGGATCGCTCCTGCCGGTCCAGAGGATCAGGAAGGTTGGGGGCGGAACCTTCACTCCCAACTTATGGGTCGTGTACAGGCTTGAGGGGAGGGCCTGAGAAAGCTACGCCCTCCAGGAGCCTTACGTTTGAGAACGTGCCGCGCGAACCGCGAGCGATCAACGAAAGGAGAACCTGATGTCCGCAGTTCCGAACCGTCTTCCGTGGCGCCTGATGCTACTGACGCTGGTGTTCATCACGGCCCTCACCGGCGCCTGGACCGCGCGTTCCGCTCCGCCTGTCTTTGTCACCGCGAACGATATCGTCATCCAGCAGGGCGGCACACTGCCGGTCTTTCCTCTGAGCGCGCCGCAGGTGACCGGCGACACGACGCGCGATCTGGCCCAACGTTTCAGCGGCATCTACGATCGCCAGCCGATCGCGTCGGATACGTATCTCGGGTTTCCACGCTTTACGGTCGCGTTCACCGACACCCGTTCGCTGCTGGTGCGTTACGGGGCCACGGGCGGCTATTACGCCACCAATCTGAACGAACTCGGCCGCGAGAGCGCGCGCGGGGCCATTGACCGCGGGCAGGCCCAACGGCTGGCCTGCCGGTTCCTCGTGGATAATGGCTTTATGGACGGCAGCGGCAGGCTGTTGCTCGGCCCGCAGAACCCGCAGGGGGTATTCACGCCGAACCCTCAGGGCTGCGACTTCAATCCCGATCCGCAGAACCCGCTCTATCAGACGAGCCTGATCCGCGCCGCCACGCTCCCCGCGAACACCCCTGACGCCGCCGCGACTGAGCAGAATGTTGGCGTGGTGGTACGGGTGCCGATGAGCCTGCCGGTGAAGTTCGGCCAGCAGTCTGGCCTGCCCCTCGGCGGGCCGGGCGGGCACCTCTCGCTGCTCTTTACCACCACCACTCCCGACAATGGCCCCACGCTCGACAACGTCGTGCCGGGCCTGGCGGCGGTGGCAATGCCCCTCTTCAGCCGCCAGATCGGCCAGCCGCGCAATGTGCCCATTGCCAACCCTGACGCGATCCGCAACCAGGTCGAGCAGCAGGTGCGCGCTTCGTTTCCGGGCGCTACCGTCAATGTACCGCAACCGTCGTTGTCTTACTACGTGCTCGACGCCGCGGTCGAGCAGCGGGCGCTGGAACCGGTGCTGGAGTTTGCGGGCATCGAGGTTACCGTCGGCGGCGAGACGGTGATCCTGCGCGACATCGTGGCGCCCCTGGCCCGGTCGGGGCCGGGCGGCTTTGGCCCAACGGTGAGCATTACCGACCCGGCCAGCGGCTCGTCCTTCAACCCGGGGGAGGAAATACTGCTGCGGGGCACAATCAGCGACGGCGCGGCGCCCTACCGCGTCGAATGGCTCACCGGCGATGGCGTCGCGCTGGGCTCTTCCACGGTGAACGGCCCCGGCGCGGTGGAACTGCGCACCCGCAACCTGCCCGCCGCAGGCCGTGACGGCGCCCCCACGCCGGTTACCGTGGTGCTGCGCGTCACCGATAATGAGGGCGCGGTGCGCGAGGCGCAGATCCTCCTGCGGCCCGCCATCGCCCCCACGCTCTACCTGCCGCTGCTCGTCAGCGAGCGCGGCAACCCGAACACAGCCGCCGAAGCCTTCCCGGAGCAGGCCGGCTACAGCTTCGGCATCGAAGCCAACTGGGACTATCCGCCGGCCGGTGCGGGCGGCGGCGATCTGCCAGGGGTCATCCCCGACGCCAACGGTTTACGCGGCGGGATGCTCAGCTACGGTTACAGCCAGCGCTTCTACTGGTCCAACAGCGCCGCCTGGGAGCGCGACTGGCGCGATTGCGGTCTGGGCGGGATTGACTGCACCTGGGGCGTGGACCGGGCCGACTTTGTGTACTACGCCGGTCACGGCGGCCCGGCTGGTCTGAGCCTGGCCTCGAACAGAGACAGCACCTGGGCCAGCGCCAACAATGCCCGCTTCAACAGCGCCCGCTGGGTCGGCTTCGCCTCGTGCCAGACGCTACGGGTGCAGGGCTACGCCACGGGCAGCGAACCGATCCGCAAGTGGTTCAACTCGTTCCAGGGAGCGCATCTGCTGCTGGGCTTCAACAGCAACATGGCCGATGTGGCCTTCGGCGGGCGCCTGGTGGAGAACATGCGCCTTCCGAGCTTCTTCGGCGTCGACTTCCCCTGGGCCCAGCCGACCATCGCCCAGGCCTGGTTCAAGACCTCCTTCGAGCTGAACGCTGGCAAGATCGCCTACATCTACGCGCGCAGCGGAACGGCCAATCCTGCCAATGACCGGCTGCCCAGACCGGGGCAGCCCATGCCGCCGCGCCCGTTGCCGGTAAGCTCGTACCACTGGGTGTGGGAGACGTTCTAGAGCACTGACCGGAATGCTTGAGCCACTGAGGACACTGAGCCGCTGAGGAGGCTGGGCGAGTCAATCGTTTCGAGAAACTCTATAGGTCTGGGGGGGCGCTGGCGGCTCCACCAGCCCCCTCCCCAACCCCTCCCCCGCTGGAGGAGGGCGCTCGGCTCCTCCCCCCAGCGGGGGGAGGCTGGGAGGGGGGCAGCAATGCAAAGCATTCACGGACCATTCACGCCGCCAGGGCCTCGAGCACGCCTATGAGCTTTTCACTCCAGGCCCCGTTGAGGGCCCGCCGGTCGAGTCGCACGAACTGCGGGCCGACCTTCACGGTGTGGTCGCGCAGGAAGCGCCTGCGTAGACGCTCGCGCCGGGCGCTCTCCAGCACGGGCAGGCGAATGACAAACTCGTCGCCCGAGGCGACAACCGAACTGACGCCTGCCCGCAGGGCCAGAGCTTTGATGTGCAGCCAGGTGAGGAGATGCAGAGCCGCCTCCGGGGGCTTGCCGAAGCGGTCCTGTAACTCCTGGCGCAACTCGCGCACCTCCTCTACCGTCTGGGCCTCGGTCATGCGCTGGTACATCGCCACCCGGAGCACAGGGTCGGCGATGTAGTCTTCAGGCAGATAGGCCGCCAGCGGCAGATCGAGGGTGACAAGCGGCGAGACCAGCACTTTCTCGCTGATGATCAATTTGCTGGCAGCTTCGCTCAGGCTGACCGGAGGCGCGGCCTCTCCAGATGGGGCGACTCCGTCAACGCGCGCCTTGAGTTGCTGCACGGCCTGTTCCAGCAGCCGCGAGTAGAGATCGAAGCCCACGGCGGCGATGTGGCCGCTCTGTTCGGCGCCGAGGAGGTTGCCCGCGCCGCGGATCTCCAGATCGCGCATAGCGACCCGGAAGCCCGCGCCGAGTTCGGTGGCCTCCTGGATGGCCTCCAGGCGCGCCTGGGCCTCCTGGGTCATCGGCTTCTCCTGGCGGTAGAGCAGGTAAGCATAGGCGCGGTTGGCGCTGCGCCCCACCCGCCCGCGCAACTGGTAGAGCTGCGCCAGGCCGTAGGCGGTGGCGTCGTCAATGATGATCGTGTTGGCGTTGGGCACGTCCAGCCCGCTCTCGATGATCGTCGTGCAGACCAGCACATCATAGCGCCCGTCGAAGAACTCGAGCATCACGCGCTCGAGTTCCCGCTCGTCGAGTTGCCCGTGGCCCACGGCGATGCGCGCCTCGGGGACCAGGCTGCGCAGCCGGTTGGCGACATGGTAGATGCTCTGCACCCGGTTGTGCACGAAATAGACCTGGCCGTCGCGTTCCAGTTCGCGATTGATGGCCTCGCGCACCAGTTCTTCGTTGTACGGGGCCACATAGGTCTTGATAGGCAGGCGATCCTCAGGAGGGGTATCAATCACGCTCAGATCGCGGATGCCGGCCAGGGCCATATGCAAGGTGCGCGGGATGGGCGTGGCGGTGAGGGTCAACACGTCCACCTCTGCGCGCAGACGCTTGAGGCGCTCCTTGTGGCGCACGCCGAAGCGCTGCTCCTCGTCAACCACAACCAGCCCCAGGTCTTTGAAATGCACATCGTTGGAGAGGAGGCGGTGGGTGCCGATGACAATGTCCACCTGGCCGCGGGCGAGATCGGCGAGGATGGCCTCCTGTTCCTTCGGCTGGCGGAAACGCGAGAGCATTTCGACCCGCACCGGGAAAGCGGCCATACGTTTGCGGAAGGTGTCGTAATGCTGCTGGGCCAGCACGGTAGTGGGCACCAGCACCGCCACCTGCTTGCCGTCCTGCACGGCCTTAAAGGCGGCGCGGAGGGCCACCTCGGTTTTGCCGAAGCCCACATCACCGCAGATCAGGCGATCCATCGGCGCCGGTTGCTCCATGTCGCGCTTCACCTCGCCGATGGCGCGGAGCTGATCCTCGGTTTCCAGGTAGGGAAAGGCCTCTTCCAGTTCCCGCTGCCACTCGTTGTCGGGGCTGTAGGCATGCCCCTGCTTCATCTGGCGCTGGGCGTAGATGGTCAGCAGTTCTTCGGCCAGATCCTGCACCGCGGCGCGGGCCTTACGCTTGGCCCGTTCCCAGTCCTGGGTGCCCAGGCGTGTGAGCGCAGGCGCGGCATCGCCCGCGCCGATGTAGCGGGTGACGCGATCCACCTGGTCCACCGGCACGTAGATTTTATCGTCGCCCGCGTAACGCAGCACCAGATACTCGCGCTCGATCTCGCCCACCACGCGGCGGATGAGGCCCTCGAA
This region includes:
- a CDS encoding DUF6345 domain-containing protein, producing MSAVPNRLPWRLMLLTLVFITALTGAWTARSAPPVFVTANDIVIQQGGTLPVFPLSAPQVTGDTTRDLAQRFSGIYDRQPIASDTYLGFPRFTVAFTDTRSLLVRYGATGGYYATNLNELGRESARGAIDRGQAQRLACRFLVDNGFMDGSGRLLLGPQNPQGVFTPNPQGCDFNPDPQNPLYQTSLIRAATLPANTPDAAATEQNVGVVVRVPMSLPVKFGQQSGLPLGGPGGHLSLLFTTTTPDNGPTLDNVVPGLAAVAMPLFSRQIGQPRNVPIANPDAIRNQVEQQVRASFPGATVNVPQPSLSYYVLDAAVEQRALEPVLEFAGIEVTVGGETVILRDIVAPLARSGPGGFGPTVSITDPASGSSFNPGEEILLRGTISDGAAPYRVEWLTGDGVALGSSTVNGPGAVELRTRNLPAAGRDGAPTPVTVVLRVTDNEGAVREAQILLRPAIAPTLYLPLLVSERGNPNTAAEAFPEQAGYSFGIEANWDYPPAGAGGGDLPGVIPDANGLRGGMLSYGYSQRFYWSNSAAWERDWRDCGLGGIDCTWGVDRADFVYYAGHGGPAGLSLASNRDSTWASANNARFNSARWVGFASCQTLRVQGYATGSEPIRKWFNSFQGAHLLLGFNSNMADVAFGGRLVENMRLPSFFGVDFPWAQPTIAQAWFKTSFELNAGKIAYIYARSGTANPANDRLPRPGQPMPPRPLPVSSYHWVWETF
- the mfd gene encoding transcription-repair coupling factor produces the protein MRILEELCAELAARPALAPIAAALRQSGSRLQLAPLPAAARAPVVAALARHHRAPLLFVLSSADVALRAADDLRQWLGPARPLYYPASDALPYEHMSPGSQVIGQRLRVLQALAAWRAGAGPAEPPVIVAPIKALMQPTLTPDELAEATLRLDLGATCRPEVLARQLLHLGYQMAPTVEAPGEVNRRGDLLDVWPPADDLPLRIGFFGDEVESIRRFDPATQRSEARLEMATLGPPHEIPLWRRELAVARIAALDCSGLRREARLEWEAARERLEQGARFEGRAFYAPFYRDGIGASLLDHLPEGAAMLLSEAQFLARHAAEIHEQAEHGRARLIDAAELPPAFPRPYFLWEELFDPAAPPARCALADLSGSEAPDTSSASESLSLGDLRFEAAELFGGQFRRLVHEIVTRLQRGERVLAVTSQAARLQELVEEALQNAGADSAAARTRFDVAHSALEGGWRLPALNLTLYTDSEIFGIRQRRPLSERRKRNASVEERAAFVRGLKPGDYVVHIEHGIARFEGLIRRVVGEIEREYLVLRYAGDDKIYVPVDQVDRVTRYIGAGDAAPALTRLGTQDWERAKRKARAAVQDLAEELLTIYAQRQMKQGHAYSPDNEWQRELEEAFPYLETEDQLRAIGEVKRDMEQPAPMDRLICGDVGFGKTEVALRAAFKAVQDGKQVAVLVPTTVLAQQHYDTFRKRMAAFPVRVEMLSRFRQPKEQEAILADLARGQVDIVIGTHRLLSNDVHFKDLGLVVVDEEQRFGVRHKERLKRLRAEVDVLTLTATPIPRTLHMALAGIRDLSVIDTPPEDRLPIKTYVAPYNEELVREAINRELERDGQVYFVHNRVQSIYHVANRLRSLVPEARIAVGHGQLDERELERVMLEFFDGRYDVLVCTTIIESGLDVPNANTIIIDDATAYGLAQLYQLRGRVGRSANRAYAYLLYRQEKPMTQEAQARLEAIQEATELGAGFRVAMRDLEIRGAGNLLGAEQSGHIAAVGFDLYSRLLEQAVQQLKARVDGVAPSGEAAPPVSLSEAASKLIISEKVLVSPLVTLDLPLAAYLPEDYIADPVLRVAMYQRMTEAQTVEEVRELRQELQDRFGKPPEAALHLLTWLHIKALALRAGVSSVVASGDEFVIRLPVLESARRERLRRRFLRDHTVKVGPQFVRLDRRALNGAWSEKLIGVLEALAA